The region CCGACGGCTGGTGCCTCGGCGGTGAACAGCGCCGTAGGGTGGCCCGAATCCAGCACGAATCCGCCCTTCTCGAAGCTAGCGACGCCGATACCCGAGCGGCCGCCGCGACCCAGCGCTGGCGCGCGTTCCCGGACTCCCGGAGCACGGTCGTGGGCGCGGGCGACGGCCGCGAGAACTGCCAGCGCGAGCTGAGTGCCGCTTCCCAGCCCGGCGTGGCGCGGAAGCGACTGCTCGACGGTGACGGCCGCCCCCGGCAGGTCGAGCAGGTCACAGGCCCGTTGGGTGTACGCTCGAGCTTCAGGGTCACCACACCGAACTGTCTCGGCGGGCTCGGCGTCGACGACCAACCGTGGCTCTGCGAGCCCGACACCGAGCCCGCCGTAGAGCCGGTCGTGCGCTAGCGAAAGGTTGCCGAACCCGAAGTGGAGTCTGGCAGTAGTTTCGACGTGAACCATGGTTCAGTCCGTCCCGAACCGGATACCGTCCTCGAAGCGGCGGTAGCTCCGCTCGCGGTCGAGGCGTTCGGCGACCCACTCGACTTCGTTCACCTGGGCAAGGAGTTCAAGGTAGCAGTTTCGCCACGCGATCGCGTAGATGGGCGACTGGCCCCAAGCCCGGAGTTCGGGGACGAACTCGTCGTACTCCTCGGCTTTCTCCTCCATCGTCTCGACCGCGTCGGCGACGACCGCGACGGCTTCGGCCTCGTCGTCAGCCTCGGCGATGGCATCGTTGAGACTGCGTTCGATTCCCGCGACGGCGCGCTGCAGATCCTGTGCGGCGGTGCCGTCCTGTTCGGGGAGCGACTCCAGAACGCCGGCCGGAACGCCCAGCGAGATCTCTTCCATACCCCACGCTGATCCCGCGGGGCGCTTAAGCATCCCGCCGCCAAGGGACGCTTCTGGCCCCGCCGACGAGCACCCCCGCCAGCGCCGCGGCGGGGAGCGTCACGATGGCGACGGGTCCGACGAGTCCGACGAGCGGTTCGGTGTCGACCGAACCCATGTCTGAAGACGGGTCGTGACCGGAGAAACAGCGACGTGTAGTTACAGTTCGTCGACGTGGCGCATCTCCACCGCGACCCCGCGTGTCGAACCCCGCATTTCGCTGCCGAACATCTCTGCGCGGCCGATACCGAACGCTTTCGGGCCGGAGACGACCACTTCGTCACCAGTCCGGATCTCGTCGTCGGCATCGACGACGCCCGGCGCAAGCACGCTGCCGTGCGGGACGAAGCCGTCGATTTCGACGCGCTTGGTCGGTGCGTCGCTCGCCGCCCAGTGGCGAGCGCCTGCCGTCGTGAACGCGAGCACGCCGTACTGGGGCACCATCGTCGCCAACTGCTCGCCCTCGGCGTCGCGGAGCTGAAGTTTGGGGTAGTGGCTGGTGGTCTGAATCTCGGTTCCCTCGCCGAACAGCGCCTCGCCCGCGCCTTCGCCGAGTTGGTAGTCGGCAATCGCCCGGATGACGCGGTGTTCGCGCTCGCGCTTCTGATAGGTTTCCTCGCCCTCCAGCGCGGCCGAGAGACTCGCGAGCGAGTCGTCGGTCGTCGGGTGGTCCGCGACAGTGTACTCGAACGGTGCGTCCACGTCCGGTTCGACCGTTTCACAGATGTCGGTGTAGCCGCCCGGCGGGACGTGTGCGATGACGCGGTCGTAGTCATTGCGCTGGAGGAAGCGCCCCAGCACCTCTGCGACGAACTCCCGTTCGTCGGCCGTCCAGCGGCCAGTGACGACCGTGTCGTACTGCTGGGCGGGGTAGGTGAGTTCGAGTTCCTGCGGGACCACGCCGATGGGCGAGGTCATCGACGCCAGATGGCCGCGCCACTGTACGGCGTCGTGGAACTGCTGGTGGCTCTGTGACTCGCTGTAGGGTTTCGTGGCCGAGCAGGGAACGAGCACCAGCGGCCCGTCGAACTCGGACTCATAGCGGGTGGTGACGCGCTCGGCGAAGCGCTGGATTTCGGTCCGGCGGATGCTGTCACCGCTGGCGGCCGCGAGTTCAGTGTCGCGCATGACCGGCGTGCGCTCCTCGACGTAGCCGTACTGGTCGTCGAACTCCCGGAATGTGGCGGTGAGCCACTGGTCATGCCGGGCTTGGCCCTCGATGTAGTCACGGAGGCGCCCGGTCCGGATGCGCTCACGGACGACCCGGAGTTCGGCCTGGAGGGCGTTCTCGTTGTGCTCGACGCAATCGCGCCGAGTGAACTCCGAGAGTGGCTGCTCGCAGGCCGAACAGGCGCAGGGCAGTTCCCGGAGGTCCTCGAGGAACCGCTCGCCATCGCTGGTGAGGTAGAACCCTTCTGCGCCGCGCAGTTTCGCCTTTTTGGCGTCGACGAGGTCGACACCGGCGTAGACAAGCGTCGCGACGTTTCGCGGGGTCGCGACGCCAGAGAGATAGAGCGCGGTGTCTGCGGGGATGGCCTCCTTGGTTCGGAGGATTGCGTCACGGAAGCCGACGGCGTGGCCCACGAACCCCTGTGCGTCCGAGAGCAGGTAGGCGTCGGTCCCGACGTTTCGGGCCTCCTCGCTGTGGATGACGGCCGCAGTGGGTGCGTCGATGTCGGGCTGGTCGACCCGGAACGACTCCCGGACGGGCTCCTGGGTTCCAGGCGGGAACGCCCGGTGGGGGAGAATCGTGAGGTGGTCGTCGTCGCCGGCGGGCACCTCCTGATCCGTTGCCCAAAGCGAGCCGGCGTCCTCGACGTGCTCATCAACCGCCGCGGGCGTCGTCACGGGGTCGGAGAGCCGGAGTTCACCGAGCCGGGCGGCGCCGTCCCGCCGGTGAACCTCGAAATACTCAGTCATAACCCGAACTGCGACAGCGAGCGCCTTATCGGGTTCGTTGTGTGCCCGGGGTGAGCCACTCCGACTGCACTTGGCGGGAAAATTCCTCGTGCTTACTCGCCAAGTTCCGAGAGGTCCTCGGTCTCGACACCCTCGGGAACCGCGTTGAGCGCTGCCGCCGGCCAGTCGTCGTGGCCGACAGTGAACGTGGTCTCTGGGTTGGCTTCGACCAGTGACGCAACCCCATCAGCAGCCGCGACGTACGCGGCATCTTCGAGCGTGTCCGGCAGTTCAGCGTTCAGCGGGTAGCTCTCTGAGAGCGAACTCGGGAAGGGGCCGAACGGTGGTTTGAGACGCCAGACGGCATCGTAGTCGTGGTCCTCGGGCGCACCGAACTGCGAGAGCAACACCGTCTCGGGGGTCTCCAGTCGGTTGAGCCGTTCGTGGTGGCGCAGGACCTCCGGCCGGCGAGCGCTCTCGGGTGAGGTGTAAAAGAACGTCCCCTTCGAGACTCGGTCGCTCGCCTCGAGCTGTTCGGCCTGGTCCAGCAGCGAGCGGAAGCCGTCCGCGCTCTTGGGGTGGGCCCGAGCGCGCTCCTCGACCAGTTCGAGCAGGCTTCCCTCTCGAATCGCCTGCCGGACCCGGCGGATTTCGGCGAAGGTGACGTGGAGGTTGTGGGCGGCAAGCGCTTCCTCGCGCTCGCGGTTGTTCAGGGCGCGGAGGGAGTCGGGGTCGTGGTCCGTACACGTCGGGCAGGGACACGGGAGGTAGGAGAGGTCGTCGAGTTGCTCAGTCCCACGGACCGTGAGATAGCGGTCGTCACGAGCGTAGAGCGCGTACGCCGCGGAGTCGAACAGGTCACAGCCGACCGCGGCCGCCTGCGCGAACATCATCGGGTGGCCAGCGCCGAAGAGGTGGACTGGACAGTCGGCGTGGAGGCCCCGCTTTGCAGCGGCGGTGACCTCCACCATGTCGTCGTAGCGGTAGGCGTTCAGCAGCGGGACGATGGCGCCGACGGGGAACACGTCGAGGTCCGTCGCGGCGGCGTGGGCGCCAGCCTCCTCCCGAAGGTCGAGGTGGGTCGAACCCTGCACGGGCGCGTTGACGAGCATTTCGCCGGTCTCGACCTCGGCGGCGTCAGCCAGCGCGGTCTCGGTTCGGTCGAGTTCCCTGGCCGCTCGCTCGTGGCTCACGTCCGGGGGCGTGGGGATGTCGACAGGCGTGCCGATGTCGCTCCCGATGTCGTGCTGGAACTGCAGAATTTCGCTGGTGTTGGTGTCGATTTCGCCGTACTCTGCCAGCTGGAACGAGCCCGAATCCGTGACGATCGCACCCGGGAAATCGAGCATTTCGTGAAGCCCCTCCTCCAGTGCCCGTTCGTGGAGATCCTCGGTCTTGCGGATGATGTAGGAGTTGGTGATGAGGATCTCCGCGCCGAACTCCTCGTGGAGTCGCCGCGGCGAGATGGTCTGGATGTTGGGGTTGATCACCGGCATCAGCGCCGGCGTCTCGACGGTGACGCCCGCCCGCGGCACCGTCAGCCGGCCGACGCGGGCCATCCCGTCAGTCGCCCGGAGTTCGAAACAGTCGCGCATGGGGTTGCTCCGGCCAGCGCGTCCTAAGGGGTTCCGTTCGACGGGTCAGAGAAGGGCCGCCGCGGAGGAGCCAGCAGTCAACTGCACGTAGAGCCCGAGGAACAGCAACGCGTTGTAGGAGCCGTGAATCAGGATGGGGACGACGAGGTTGTCGGTGTACTCGTAGCTGGCGCCGAGGAGGAGACTTGGCCCCATCAACACCGCAAGCGTGGTGAGTTTCGCCGAGAGCGGCGCGCCGAAAGAGAGCGCCGGGAGGTGGATGCCGGCGAAGATGATGCTCGCGATAATCACCCCGGAGACGGGCGGAAACACATCGCGAATCCGTGTCTGAATTACCCCGCGGAACAGCAGCTCCTCACCCGGCCCGATGAAGATGTAGGAACCCGGGATGAGCAACAGAAGTATTTCGGGGTTCTGTCTCCCCAGCGACACCACGTTGTTCTCGGCGGTCTGGGCGCCCAAGGACTGGATGACGATGCTCACGACCACCAGATAGATGATGGAGACCACGAACGCCCCGGCGGCGACGCCGAGCTCACGGAGCGACGGGAACCGGAGACCGACGCTGCGGAGCGGGATGCCCTGCCGTCGGAGATAGGCGTAGCCGACGCCCATGAGTGCGATTCCCTGGACGAGAATCAGCGAGAGCCCGATACTGAGCAACGGTCCGATCTCGACGCCGGCGAGTGCGAGGCTCAGTCCCACCACGAGCACAAGTCCGAACCCGAGACCGATACCCAGCACGCCGAGTCCGACGCCCGAAGCGATTGCACGAAGACGAGGGTTCACAGGGGAGTTGTGGGCCCGAGCGAGCATAGTGGTTCTGCCCGAAGCTTATAGCTCGTACCGGCTCACTGCCAGCACCGCTCGGCCGTCGCGGATGTCGCCACATCGCACGGCGTCCACGAACTCGTCGTAGTTGACCGTCACGGCCCGGATGCTCTCGTTGTGGTCGAGTACCTGAGTCGCCGTCGGCTTACAGCCGTAGGCAACGAACGTGTGGTGGACGGAGTCGGTGATGCCGTTGGCAGGCTCGGTCGTACAGAGTTTCTCGAACTGCGTGGCTTCGTGGCCAGTCTCCTCGCGGAGTTCGCGGGCCGCTGCAGTCAGCAGGTCTTCGTCGTTGGCCTCGACACCGCCAGCAGGGAGCCCACGGTTCACCCGCCCCACAGCCTGTCGCCACTCTTCGACGAGCACGACCTCGTCGCCGCCGGGGAGGAAGGGAAGAATCACGACAGCGTCGCCCTCCTCGATGTAGTGGTAGTTGGTCGGGGTTCCGTCCGGAAGGAGCACGTCGTCGCGCCGGACGTCGAATCCGGGGCAGCGGTACGCGGTTTTGGACCCTGTCGTCTCCCACGCGAGCCCGTCGCTTTCGGCATCGTCACCGTCGGCCTTCTCGGTCATGGCCCGCGCTTATGACGGGTGGTAGAAAGCCGGTACGGTCCGTCTCAGTTCCGGGCCCTCCAAAGGTCCCGCCCGCCTGCACCCACCAATCCGAGGGAGGCGAGCGTCGTCAGCAACTGCGGGCCGGTGTACCAGAACGGCAGCCACGGGAACACGCCACGAAGCATCACGGCCGCCCACGTTACCACCGGGATTCCCAAGGAAGAGCGCTTCTCGCCGGCCGGACCGTCGCCGGCGTACCACTCGCCGCGGGCCGGCTCGCCATAGGGAACCCTGTCGGCCTCGTAGGGGATGCGCTCTGTTCGGACCGACCAGACGACGGTCCCGTTACGGGTGATTTCGAAGATGCGCTTGTTCAGCGTGTCCGTCACGAGCGTGTTGCCGTTCTCCAAGCGGTCGGCGTCGCGAGGCCAGCGCAGGTCGATACCGCCCGCGCGCTCGAGCGTCCACGCGACCTCCCACTCACCGTCGATACGGTGGAGTTCGGCGACACGGTCGTTGTCGCTATCGGCGACCAGCACGGCCGCCTCGCCCGTACCACCGGGCTCACCGCCCAGCCACTGTGGGTTGTGCTGGTGGTCCAGCACCTCGGGGCTGCCACACTGCACGTCGCCATCGCCGTCCTGGTCAGCGAGTTGGCCCCGCTTGGTACAAGAGTCGTCCGGGCCGCCGCGGTCGGCGTTGATGGTCTCGATGACCCCTTCACCGCGTTCGACGATGAGTATCTGGTTCGCGTTACGGACCGAGACCATGTACACCCCCGCAGAGAGCACGTCCACGTCGTTGATGTGGAGCCAGTCAGTGGTAGTGGGGTCCTCCGGCGCCTCGTAGTAGCTGCTGGCGTTCCACTGCCAGACCGTCTCGTCGTTTTTCACGACGGCCAGTCGCTCGTTCTCCATATCGCTGAAGAGGTACTCGCCGCCGCCCAGTTGCTCGACGTCGTGAACCTCGCTGTTGCCCTGATTCCGAACGGGGAAGGAGTACTCGTAGGTGATTTCGGCGCTGTCAGGGTCGATGATGCGGAAGCCAGTGTGAGTACACGGCGACTCATAGGGGCCACACTCGGTGTAGCCGCCGTCCATGAACCCGGCCATCACGCTCCCGTTCTCAAGTTCGGTCACGTCGAAGTAGCTGTCCGTGTCCCCGACCTGCCACGTCTGTTCGCTCCCGGTGAACTCGAGGATACTACCGTGTTCGTGCCACCCCGGCCCCCCGCCCTGAATCCCGACGAGCGTGCGCCGCTCGCCATCGTCGTCGACCGAGGCGTCGGGCGCGACGGCCGCGCTCACGCCCAAGGAGAGCACCAGCAGCGCCACCCCGGCGACGACGAGCGCGGTGCCGCGTGTCTGCGTATCCATTACCGAAGGTGGGAGCGCGGTGGGTGAAAAACCCTCGCAGTACGGCCGGATTCAGGCCGGCGTGACGGTGGGAAACGCCTCGTTGACGGCCGCGAGCGTCGCCGCCAGCGTGCCGGAGTTGTCGACCACCAGATGCTCGGCTGCGATGGGTTCGAACTCGGCTTTGATCTGTTTGTGAATCTCGAAATCGGCGTCGCTCTCGTCGTCGACGCGGGCGGCGATGCGCTCGCGAACGACGGCTTCCTCGCAGGTGACGCGGACGATCCGGAACTCGACTTCAGCCTCGTCGGCGACGCCAGCCGCGCGGTCGCGGC is a window of halophilic archaeon DL31 DNA encoding:
- a CDS encoding 7-cyano-7-deazaguanine tRNA-ribosyltransferase (PFAM: Queuine/other tRNA-ribosyltransferase~TIGRFAM: Queuine/other tRNA-ribosyltransferase~HAMAP: 7-cyano-7-deazaguanine tRNA-ribosyltransferase~KEGG: nmg:Nmag_2676 tRNA-guanine transglycosylase, various specificities) yields the protein MRDCFELRATDGMARVGRLTVPRAGVTVETPALMPVINPNIQTISPRRLHEEFGAEILITNSYIIRKTEDLHERALEEGLHEMLDFPGAIVTDSGSFQLAEYGEIDTNTSEILQFQHDIGSDIGTPVDIPTPPDVSHERAARELDRTETALADAAEVETGEMLVNAPVQGSTHLDLREEAGAHAAATDLDVFPVGAIVPLLNAYRYDDMVEVTAAAKRGLHADCPVHLFGAGHPMMFAQAAAVGCDLFDSAAYALYARDDRYLTVRGTEQLDDLSYLPCPCPTCTDHDPDSLRALNNREREEALAAHNLHVTFAEIRRVRQAIREGSLLELVEERARAHPKSADGFRSLLDQAEQLEASDRVSKGTFFYTSPESARRPEVLRHHERLNRLETPETVLLSQFGAPEDHDYDAVWRLKPPFGPFPSSLSESYPLNAELPDTLEDAAYVAAADGVASLVEANPETTFTVGHDDWPAAALNAVPEGVETEDLSELGE
- a CDS encoding Abortive infection protein (PFAM: Abortive infection protein~KEGG: hma:rrnAC0355 hypothetical protein), yielding MLARAHNSPVNPRLRAIASGVGLGVLGIGLGFGLVLVVGLSLALAGVEIGPLLSIGLSLILVQGIALMGVGYAYLRRQGIPLRSVGLRFPSLRELGVAAGAFVVSIIYLVVVSIVIQSLGAQTAENNVVSLGRQNPEILLLLIPGSYIFIGPGEELLFRGVIQTRIRDVFPPVSGVIIASIIFAGIHLPALSFGAPLSAKLTTLAVLMGPSLLLGASYEYTDNLVVPILIHGSYNALLFLGLYVQLTAGSSAAALL
- a CDS encoding PUA domain containing protein (KEGG: hbo:Hbor_06070 tRNA-archaeosine synthase~PFAM: Pseudouridine synthase/archaeosine transglycosylase; Queuine/other tRNA-ribosyltransferase~SMART: Pseudouridine synthase/archaeosine transglycosylase), which translates into the protein MTEYFEVHRRDGAARLGELRLSDPVTTPAAVDEHVEDAGSLWATDQEVPAGDDDHLTILPHRAFPPGTQEPVRESFRVDQPDIDAPTAAVIHSEEARNVGTDAYLLSDAQGFVGHAVGFRDAILRTKEAIPADTALYLSGVATPRNVATLVYAGVDLVDAKKAKLRGAEGFYLTSDGERFLEDLRELPCACSACEQPLSEFTRRDCVEHNENALQAELRVVRERIRTGRLRDYIEGQARHDQWLTATFREFDDQYGYVEERTPVMRDTELAAASGDSIRRTEIQRFAERVTTRYESEFDGPLVLVPCSATKPYSESQSHQQFHDAVQWRGHLASMTSPIGVVPQELELTYPAQQYDTVVTGRWTADEREFVAEVLGRFLQRNDYDRVIAHVPPGGYTDICETVEPDVDAPFEYTVADHPTTDDSLASLSAALEGEETYQKREREHRVIRAIADYQLGEGAGEALFGEGTEIQTTSHYPKLQLRDAEGEQLATMVPQYGVLAFTTAGARHWAASDAPTKRVEIDGFVPHGSVLAPGVVDADDEIRTGDEVVVSGPKAFGIGRAEMFGSEMRGSTRGVAVEMRHVDEL
- a CDS encoding hypothetical protein (KEGG: hla:Hlac_1543 hypothetical protein), whose product is MEEISLGVPAGVLESLPEQDGTAAQDLQRAVAGIERSLNDAIAEADDEAEAVAVVADAVETMEEKAEEYDEFVPELRAWGQSPIYAIAWRNCYLELLAQVNEVEWVAERLDRERSYRRFEDGIRFGTD
- a CDS encoding kinase (KEGG: hbo:Hbor_12790 kinase); its protein translation is MLVLVCGPPGTGKSTVAERVTDRLDGHLLRTDVVRKELHPEPSYTAAESAAVYDDLFKRARESLDAGEHVVLDGTFREASRRDRAAGVADEAEVEFRIVRVTCEEAVVRERIAARVDDESDADFEIHKQIKAEFEPIAAEHLVVDNSGTLAATLAAVNEAFPTVTPA
- a CDS encoding hypothetical protein (KEGG: hma:pNG6077 hypothetical protein), whose amino-acid sequence is MDTQTRGTALVVAGVALLVLSLGVSAAVAPDASVDDDGERRTLVGIQGGGPGWHEHGSILEFTGSEQTWQVGDTDSYFDVTELENGSVMAGFMDGGYTECGPYESPCTHTGFRIIDPDSAEITYEYSFPVRNQGNSEVHDVEQLGGGEYLFSDMENERLAVVKNDETVWQWNASSYYEAPEDPTTTDWLHINDVDVLSAGVYMVSVRNANQILIVERGEGVIETINADRGGPDDSCTKRGQLADQDGDGDVQCGSPEVLDHQHNPQWLGGEPGGTGEAAVLVADSDNDRVAELHRIDGEWEVAWTLERAGGIDLRWPRDADRLENGNTLVTDTLNKRIFEITRNGTVVWSVRTERIPYEADRVPYGEPARGEWYAGDGPAGEKRSSLGIPVVTWAAVMLRGVFPWLPFWYTGPQLLTTLASLGLVGAGGRDLWRARN
- a CDS encoding NUDIX hydrolase (PFAM: NUDIX hydrolase domain~KEGG: hwa:HQ3084A ADP-ribose pyrophosphatase; Mut/NUDIX family protein) produces the protein MTEKADGDDAESDGLAWETTGSKTAYRCPGFDVRRDDVLLPDGTPTNYHYIEEGDAVVILPFLPGGDEVVLVEEWRQAVGRVNRGLPAGGVEANDEDLLTAAARELREETGHEATQFEKLCTTEPANGITDSVHHTFVAYGCKPTATQVLDHNESIRAVTVNYDEFVDAVRCGDIRDGRAVLAVSRYEL